From the genome of Persephonella sp., one region includes:
- a CDS encoding sigma-54 dependent transcriptional regulator translates to MKAVIFDDERTIRKVMEKILKKEGLDVETYESGAEAVNIINSKKPEIVFLDISLQDANGLEILKSIVTLESRPYVVMISGHDEYNYLIEAMKLGAFDYIPKPFDINKIRSVVKEIKDILSTKTVSDSSEVDIIGKSPSMKEVFKIVGRASASNQPVLITGESGTGKEVIAKLIHSYSNRSDKPFVPINCAAIPSGLIESELFGYERGAFTGADRSRQGKFQVADGGTIFLDEISELPLEAQGKLLRVLQEMEVTPVGSTKSIKVDVRVIAATNKNLVKLVAEDKFREDLFYRLSVIEINLPPLRERKEDIPELIELFTKQALKIHGLKKGGFTREAVNFLMDYEFPGNIRELKNLVNKLIAIYRERPITPDLIQLQVKGDKTSFSNWRENIRKEVSEMFTKGKKNIYTKIVEDVEKVVIEEVLKYTKGNISEASKYLGIHRNTVHKKIEELNISKGRE, encoded by the coding sequence ATGAAAGCTGTAATATTTGATGACGAAAGAACCATAAGAAAAGTGATGGAAAAGATACTAAAAAAAGAAGGACTTGATGTGGAAACATACGAGTCAGGAGCGGAAGCTGTAAACATAATAAACAGTAAAAAACCGGAGATAGTTTTTCTTGACATATCCCTTCAGGACGCAAATGGTCTGGAGATATTAAAATCAATTGTTACACTTGAAAGCAGACCCTATGTGGTGATGATTTCAGGTCATGATGAATACAACTACCTGATTGAAGCTATGAAATTAGGAGCTTTTGATTACATACCAAAACCTTTTGATATAAACAAAATAAGAAGCGTGGTAAAAGAGATAAAAGATATACTCTCCACCAAAACAGTTTCTGATTCCTCTGAAGTTGACATAATAGGTAAAAGCCCCTCAATGAAAGAGGTTTTCAAAATTGTAGGAAGGGCAAGTGCAAGTAATCAGCCTGTATTAATCACAGGAGAAAGCGGAACAGGTAAAGAAGTAATAGCAAAGCTGATACACAGTTATAGCAACAGGTCAGATAAGCCGTTTGTTCCTATAAACTGTGCAGCTATACCCTCTGGATTGATAGAATCTGAACTTTTTGGATATGAAAGAGGGGCATTTACAGGAGCTGACAGAAGCAGACAGGGAAAATTTCAGGTTGCAGATGGGGGAACAATATTCTTAGACGAAATAAGTGAACTTCCCCTTGAAGCTCAGGGAAAACTTCTGAGGGTGCTTCAGGAAATGGAAGTTACGCCGGTTGGATCAACAAAAAGTATAAAGGTTGATGTTAGGGTTATAGCAGCAACAAATAAAAATCTCGTAAAGTTAGTAGCTGAGGATAAATTTAGAGAAGATCTTTTCTACAGGCTTTCAGTCATTGAGATCAACCTCCCTCCCCTCAGGGAAAGAAAAGAAGACATACCTGAACTTATTGAGTTGTTTACCAAACAGGCATTAAAAATCCACGGTTTAAAAAAAGGAGGTTTTACCCGTGAAGCTGTAAATTTTTTGATGGATTACGAATTTCCGGGAAATATCAGAGAGCTTAAAAACCTTGTGAATAAGCTTATAGCCATATACAGGGAAAGACCTATAACTCCAGATCTTATACAACTGCAGGTAAAAGGGGATAAGACATCTTTTTCAAACTGGAGAGAAAACATAAGAAAAGAAGTTTCTGAGATGTTCACAAAAGGAAAGAAGAATATATACACAAAAATTGTTGAGGATGTGGAAAAGGTTGTAATTGAGGAAGTTTTGAAATACACTAAAGGTAATATTTCTGAAGCTTCAAAATACCTTGGAATACACAGAAACACAGTTCACAAAAAAATTGAGGAGTTA